The segment CCTGGGTTCCTGCACCAGAAGGTCGTGTTGGTGGATGACGACATCAGCGCTGTCGGCAGCGCCAACCTGGATAATCGATCGTTCCGTCTGAACTTCGAGATCACCTTGCTCACCATCGACAAGGCATTCGCCGATACGGTCGAACGCATGCTCAACGAAGACTTTGCCAATGCGCGAGAGATAACGGTTGAGGAAACCGAGGCCACCCATCGGCTACAGCAGGTGGGCATGCGCATCGCAAGGTTGATTTCACCGGTGTTGTAAAACGCGCCAAGCTTCACCGACCTCACTCCTGGAGCGAGTTCGGTGAAGCTTGGCACACAGGAGGTGAGCGCTAACGGTAGAGATGCTCACGCGTCCAAGGTAGATCATGATGGCCATCCGCGTAGGACTTGACCGCCAGTATTTGATGCAGATTGATCCAGCCTTTCTCGAACGCATAGGCGCAACCTGCCAAATAAAGACGCCAGATACGCAGTGTCTTTTCCGGCACTAAAGCAGCCGCATTGTGCAGCTGGTTTTCCAGGTTCTCGCTCCAGTGATGCAGAGTCTTGGCGTAGTGCATGCGCAGGCTTTCCACGTCGACCACTTCCAACCCAGCCTCACAGACAGCGGCGCTGATCATCGACAAGTGGGGCAACTCACCGTGCGGGAATACATAGCGGTCGATGAACTCTCCAGCGCCTCGACCCACCGGGCGGCCATCCACATGCTTGGCCGTGATGCCATGGTTCATGACGAGGCCGCCTTCGCGCACTGCGCCGAATAGCGTCTTGCAATACAGCGGTAGATTGGCATGACCGACATGCTCGAACATGCCCACGCTGACGACCTTATCGAAGCGCCCGTCTTGTGGCAGGTCGCGGTAATCAAGAATCTGCAGGTCTACACTGTCGCCCAGGCCTTCGGCCTCCACACGTTCCCGGCCCAGCTTGAGCTGTTCTTTGCTCAACGTGATGCCAAAGACTTTCGCCCCATATTCACGTGCAGCGAAGCGCGCCAGACCTCCCCATCCACACCCCACATCCAGTAAGTAGTCACCGGCAGCCAGGCGCAGCTTTCGACACAGATGATCGAACTTGTCTTGCTGGGCCTGTTGCAGCGTATTGTCCGGCTCACGGAAATAGGCGCAGGAATAAACCATGTCCTGGTCCAACCATAACCGGTAAAAGTCGTTGGACACATCGTAATGGTAGGAAATGGCTTCGGCATCGGTTCGTTTGTCATGCGCCAGGCGCTGCGGAGCATGATCGCGATCATCGGGCAGCAGTGCTTCGCTGAGTTCATCGCAGACTCGGATCGCTTCACCGATGTCGCCTTCGAGCTCAAGCTTGCCTTCCACGAAAGCGGTACCCAGCTCATCCATGCTTGGATGGGTGAGCTGGGAAATCAGCTGAGGCTCCTTGACCAGAATGGTCACTTGCGGGCTGGGGCCCAAGTCGAAATGGTTGCCGTCCCACAATTTCAAACGCAACGGCAGGTGTAGACTCTGCAAAGCCGGCGGAAGCTGAGCAAGCATGGAACCCTTCCTTCCCATGTACGGGGCAAGACCCAAGACATTTCGAAAGCCACCGGTTCAGCGTAGACCATCTGTAGGAACTGTCTGTAAAACGAACGTTGCAGGCGGGGTCTACAGTTTCAGATTCAGGGAAACGAATGCTGACCGACCAGGTGCCGGCGAGAACATCGCCTGGTCGTCACCGCCCCAGAAGAAGTTGTCGTACCAGACGTATTCGTATTTGCGATCCAGCAGGTTCTTGACCTGCACATCGACGCTGGCAGCGGGCGTGATGCGGTAGCTGACGCTGGCGTCCGCGACGACAAACCCACCGTATTTGCCTTGCTCGTTAAGCTCGTCGATGTAGTAGCTTCCCTGCGCCCTACCCTGCACACCGAACTTCCAGTCATCGTTATAACGATAATCGACACCCACGGTGCTCACGTACCGAGGCGTGGAGAACACCTCCTTACCCGAGAGTGATTGCCCGGCAGCAGAAAACGCCTTGATCACCTTGGCTTCCTGGATGGCGTGGGAGGCATAGACAGTCCACTGATCATCCAGCTGGGCATTGATCTGCAAATCCACACCGCGGCGGCGCGTTTCACCCAGCCCGACCGTGGTCCCGGTACTGGGCATGTTTGCCACTTCATCGGTAGCATCCTGCTGCCAGATCGCGACCCGCGCTTGGGCGCCCTCGAACGGTCTGAACTTGATACCGACTTCTTTGCCTGTGTTGATCGACGGATCGTATGAAGGCTGCCCCGGGCTCAGGTAGGCAGGCTCGGTAGAGCCGGTGAGTATCTGGAAGGTACGCCCCCAATTGGCGTAAACGTCGATATCGGGAGTAACGCTGTAAATGACGCTCAGCTTGGGCTGTCGGATCCAGCCGTAGTCTTGCAGCGAGCCTTTGACGCCACCCAAGAGCTGCGTATTGCCGGTGAACTTATCCACCCGCATGGCCGGTATGATCTTCAGTGACTCGATGGGCTGGATAACGGCCTGAACATAGGCACCGGTGTTGCGCAGGGTATAGCGATCGTCATTCTGCACGCGCGCCGGTACGGTATCGAAGTTGGTCGGAAGGCTGAAGCTGTAACGCTCGCGACCGTAGCGGTTGTCCTGCTCCTCGTAGTTGACACCGCCGTC is part of the Pseudomonas parafulva genome and harbors:
- the cfaB gene encoding C17 cyclopropane fatty acid synthase CfaB — its product is MLAQLPPALQSLHLPLRLKLWDGNHFDLGPSPQVTILVKEPQLISQLTHPSMDELGTAFVEGKLELEGDIGEAIRVCDELSEALLPDDRDHAPQRLAHDKRTDAEAISYHYDVSNDFYRLWLDQDMVYSCAYFREPDNTLQQAQQDKFDHLCRKLRLAAGDYLLDVGCGWGGLARFAAREYGAKVFGITLSKEQLKLGRERVEAEGLGDSVDLQILDYRDLPQDGRFDKVVSVGMFEHVGHANLPLYCKTLFGAVREGGLVMNHGITAKHVDGRPVGRGAGEFIDRYVFPHGELPHLSMISAAVCEAGLEVVDVESLRMHYAKTLHHWSENLENQLHNAAALVPEKTLRIWRLYLAGCAYAFEKGWINLHQILAVKSYADGHHDLPWTREHLYR